The sequence below is a genomic window from Cedecea neteri.
CTTATTTGCACCGGCAATCCTCTTCTCGTTTCTGTTAACCGGCTGCCAGGCACCGCCATCGACGTTCTCTCCTGAGCAAGTCGCCGCGATGCGCTCATACGGCTTCTCTGAGTCAAATGACGGTTGGTCACTTGGGCTGTCAGACAAGATCCTGTTTGGTAAGAACCAGTACAAACTACAGCCTGAAAGCTATCAAACCATTCAGAGCATGGCCGCCAAACTTTCAGCAACCGGCCTGAAGCACGCCCGTATGGATGGCCATACCGATAACTACGGTGAGGACGGCTACAACGAACAACTATCCCTCAAGCGAGCTAACATCGTGGCAGATGCCTGGGCCGAAGGTGCTCACATCCCTCGCAGTAACCTGACCACTCAAGGCCAGGGTAAGAAATACCCGGTTGCCAGCAACAACACCGGCGAAGGGCGTGCTGAAAACCGCCGTGTCGCGGTCGTTATCACCGCCCCATAGTTTCAACAAATTCAGCGCATAAAAAAGGGCTGCCAGATGGCAGCCCTTTTATTTGGATGTCGCCTAAGCGAATCTTAGTTAAGACGCTCTTTGATACGAGCAGACTTACCAGTACGCTCACGCAGGTAGTACAGTTTAGCTTTACGAACGGCACCACGACGTTTAACAGTAATGCTGTCGATTACTGGGGAGTGAGTCTGGAATACACGCTCAACACCTTCGCCGTTGGAAATTTTACGAACAGTGAATGCAGAGTGCAGACCGCGGTTACGGATAGCGATAACCACGCCCTCAAATGCCTGCAGACGTTTTTTAGAACCTTCAACGACCCATACTTTCACTTCCACGGAGTCGCCCGGACGGAAGGAAGGTACATCCTGTTTCATCTGTTCTTGTTCAAGTTGCTTAATAATATTGCTCATAATTTATCTCTTATCCTGGGTAAACTGATATTTGGGGGCTCACGCCTGCCCATCATGTTTATGTTGCTGTTGCGTATGCTCTTTTTTGAACTCCGCCAGCAACCTTGCTTGCTCTTCAGTCAGAGCCAGGTTTTCCAAAAGTTCAGGTCTTCTAAGCCAGGTGCGGCCCAGCGACTGTTTCAGGCGCCAACGGCGAATCTCCGCATGGTTCCCCGACAATAACACCGCCGGTACTTCCATGCCATCCAACACTTCAGGCCGGGTGTAGTGAGGGCAATCCAGCAACCCTTCAGCAAACGAATCTTCGGTTGCCGATGCTTCATGCCCCAAAACGCCCGGAATAAACCGGGAGACTGAGTCAATCAGCGTCATCGCTGGTAGCTCACCGCCGCTGAGAACGTAATCGCCGATTGACCATTCTTCGTCAATTTCGGTTTGGATCACGCGCTCATCGATCCCTTCGTAACGACCACAAACCAGAATTAACTTCTCGTTTGCTGCCAGTTCACTGACGCCCGCTTGATCAAGCTTGCGCCCCTGAGGTGAAAGATAGATAACCTTAGCACCTTCCCCTGCCGCTGCTTTCGCTGCGTGGATGGCTTCCCGTAACGGGTTCACCATCATCAGCATTCCCGGTCCGCCGCCGTAAGGACGATCGTCCACGGTACGGTGCCGGTCATAGGTGAAGTCGCGCGGACTCCAGCTTTGAATGCTCAGCAGGCCATTTTTTACTGCCCGGCCAGTTACCCCGTAATCGGTAATTGCGCGGAACATCTCAGGAAACAGGCTAACAATACCAATAAACACAAGCCAATCCCCACTATGCTAACGACTACCGTATGATTTCGGAGTTTTAAAAACCAGGATCCCAATCTACTTCAATGGTTTGAGTAGCGAGATCGACTTTCTTGATAACCTGCCCATCGAGGAACGGAACCAGCCGCTCCTTGATACCAAATGCATCTTTCAGGTTTGCCTTGATGACGAGAACGTCATTCGAGCCGGTTTCCATCATGTCGATGACTTTACCGAGCTGGTACCCTTGAGTGGTCACTACCTGGCAGCCCATAAGGTCTTTCCAGTAATAGTCACCCGCTTCAAGAGCCGGCAGTTGCGTTGAATCCACGACAATTTCGCAATTGGTCAGAAGATTCGCGGCATCCCGATCGTCAACGCCTTGCAGCTTGATGATCAGATCCTGATTGTGGTGCTTCCAGCTTTCCAGCTGTACTTGCTGCCACTGACCGCCGCGCTGGATAAACCAGGGCTGGTAGTCAAAAATGCTTTCGGCGTCTTCGGTGGAGGAAAACACTCTGAGCCAACCACGAATACCGTAGGAGGAGCCCATCTTGCCCAACACAATTGGGTTAACAGGAACCTGTGCGGCGAGTTGCTTGCTCATCATGACCACCGTGACAGATTAAGCTGCTTTCTTAGCTTCTTTGATCAGCGCAGCAACGCGATCAGAAACGGTTGCGCCCTGGCCAACCCAATGAGCTACGCGATCCAGATCCAGGCGAACGCCTTCTTCTTTCTCGTTAGCGATAGGGTTGAAGAAACCAACGCGCTCAATGAAGCGACCGTTACGTGCATTACGGCTATCAGTAACGACAACCTGGTAGAACGGACGCTTTTTAGCGCCGTGACGTGCTAAACGAATAGTTACCATAACATCCTCTTTAGTGAATAAAACGCCGGGCCCCATCGAGGGATGGAGCCCGGTGTCATATTAAAAGCCCGAAAATTTTACTGATTTCTGTGGAAAATGCAATCAGCAGTTAATCACTCTGCTGCAAAAGGCCGTTTGCGATGAAGCCAGTTTTGCGACGCCGAACGCGCAGTCACCGGAGCGTACACGTCGCACGCAAGGATAACGCTCACACCCCGGCGTCAAAATGGTAAGTAAACCAGGGCAATTAGCGGCCAGGGAAACCTGGCGGCATCATCCCTTTCATACCGCGCATCATTTTGGCCATGCCGCCTTTTTTCATTTTCTTCATCATGCGCTGCATGTCGTCAAACTGCTTCAGTAAACGGTTAACGTCCTGCACCTGCATGCCGGAACCCTGCGCGATACGGCGCTTGCGGGAACCCTTGATGATGTCCGGCTGCGCGCGTTCTTTCAGCGTCATCGAGCTGATAATCGCCTCCATACGCACCAGCACTTTGTCGTCCATCTGGGATTTGACGTTATCCGGCAACTGACCCATGCCCGGCAGCTTGCTCATCATGCTCGCCATGCCGCCCATGTTCTTCATCTGCTTGAGCTGCTCAAGGAAGTCGGTCAGGTCGAAGCCATCGCCTTTTTTCAGCTTGCTGGCAAGTTTCTCAGCCTGCGCGCGGTCAACCTTGCTTTCGATATCTTCAATCAACGACAGCACGTCACCCATGCCGAGGATACGGGAGGCAATACGGTCCGGGTGGAACGGCTCCAGCGCTTCGGTTTTCTCACCCACGCCGAGGAACTTGATTGGTTTGCCGGTGATATGGCGAATTGACAGCGCTGCACCGCCGCGGGCGTCGCCGTCCACTTTAGTCAGCACCACACCGGTCAGCGGCAGCGCTTCGTTGAACGCCTTCGCGGTATTCGCCGCATCCTGACCGGTCATGGCATCAACCACAAACAACGTTTCTACCGGCTTAATCGCGGCATGAACCTGTTTGATTTCCTCCATCATCGCTTCGTCAACGTGCAGACGACCGGCGGTATCCACCAGCAGCACGTCGTAGAACTTCAGCTTCGCTTCTTTCAGCGCTGCGTTAACGATATCGACAGGTTTTTGCTGAGCGTCAGACGGGAAGAAGTCCACTTCAACCTGCTGGGCCAAAGTTTCCAGCTGTTTAATCGCCGCAGGGCGATAAACGTCCGCTGAAACCACCAATACTTTTTTCTTCTGCTTTTCGCGCAGGAATTTACCTAACTTACCGACGCTGGTGGTTTTACCGGCCCCCTGCAGGCCCGCCATCAGCACGACTGCCGGTGGCTGCGCCGCCAGGTTCAGGCTGCTGTTCTCTTCGCCCATCGCGGAAACCAGTTCAGCGCGAACGATTTTGACGAACTCCTGGCCCGGAGTCAGGCTTTTGTTGACTTCATGCCCCACCGCTTTTTCTTTAACGCGGCTAATAAAATCACGCACTACCGGCAGCGCAACGTCCGCCTCCAGCAGCGCCATGCGCACTTCGCGCAGCGTCTCTTTAACGTTTTCTTCGGTTAGCCGCCCACGGCCGCTAATATTGCGCAGGGTACGCGACAGACGGTCTGTTAAATTATCAAACATGGTATTTTGCCTAACGTGGTAACTGGGGCCGCAGCTCGCGACACAAAACTGAATTTGGCGGATTATAACATGAAGCCGCCTCGGGTGTGATCCAACGGTTGGAGCAGGCGACAGGTAACGTTATACTGACTTTTTTGTTCTCTGGCCAATTTGACCGACACCTTACTATGCCCGTTTTCGCCATTCTTGCGCTTGTAGCCTACTCCGTCAGCCTGGCGCTGATCATTCCCGGTCTTCTGCGGAAGAACAGCGGATGGCGCCGCTTTGCCATTTTGTCCGCCGCCATTGCTCTGGTCAGCCATGCGCTGGCGCTGGAAGCGCGCTTCTTCACCGTCGATGGTGGGCAAAACCTGAGCCTGCTGAACGTGGGCTCTCTCGTCAGCCTGATGATTTGTACGGTGATGACCATTGTCGCCTCCCGTAATCGGGGCTGGCTACTGTTACCGATTGTTTACGCCTTTGCGCTGATAAATCTGGCGCTGGCGACCTTTATGCCCAACGAATTTATCACCCATCTCGAAGCCACACCGGGGATGATGGTGCATATTGGCCTGTCGCTCTTTGCCTATGCAACGCTGATCATTGCCGCGCTATACGCTTTGCAGCTGGCGTGGATTGACTATCAATTAAAGAACAAAAAACTGGCCTTCAGCGCAGAAATGCCGCCGCTGATGGTGATCGAGCGTAAAATGTTTCATATCACCCAGGTGGGTGTTGTCCTGTTAACGTTGACGCTGTGCACCGGCCTCTTTTACATGAAAAACCTGTTCAGCATGGAAAACGTCGACAAAGCCGTGCTATCGATTCTCGCCTGGTTTGTCTACGTCGTTCTGCTCTGGGGACACTATCATGAAGGATGGCGAGGCCGTCGCGTGGTCTGGTTCAACGTTGCCGGCGCGGGCATTTTAACCCTCGCTTATTTTGGCAGCCGTGTCCTGCAGCAGTTCGTTAGCTAGTTAATCTCTTAAAGGAAATCACTTTTGGAACACATCTCAACCACCACGCTGATCGTCACCCTGATCATCATGGTGGTGGTGTCCGCGTACTTCTCCGGTTCAGAAACCGGCATGATGACGCTAAACCGCTACCGCCTGCGCCACCGCGCCAAACAGGGCAACCGGGCAGCGAAGCGCGTTGAAAAACTCCTGCGTAAACCAGACCGCCTGATTAGCCTGGTGTTAATCGGCAATAACCTGGTGAATATTCTGGCTTCTGCGCTGGCAACCATCGTCGGCATTCGCCTTTACGGTAACGCAGGTGTGGCAATAGCGACCGGCGTTTTAACCTTTGTTGTGCTGGTGTTTGCCGAAGTTCTGCCTAAAACCATCGCCGCCTTGTACCCGGAAAAAGTGGCCTACCCAAGCAGTTGGCTGCTCGGCCCGCTGCAATTCCTGATGATGCCGCTGGTCTGGCTGCTGAATACCATTACCCGCCTCCTGATGCGCATGGTTGGCATCAAGGTCGACAACATTATTAGCACCGCCCTCAGCAAAGACGAGCTGCGAACCATCGTGCATGAATCCCGCTCGCAAATTTCGCGGCGCAACCAGGATATGCTGCTGTCGGTCCTGGATTTGGAAAAGGTCAGCGTCGACGACATCATGGTGCCGCGAAACGAAATCGTCGGCATCAATATAAATGACGACTGGAAGTCCATCGTCCGCCAGTTAACGCACTCCCCGCACGGCCGCATCGTGCTCTACCGCGACAGCCTGGATGATGCCATCGGCATGCTGCGCGTCCGCGAAGCCTACCGCCTGATGACCGAGAAAAAAGAGTTCACCAAGGAGGTGATGCTCCGCTCCGCCGATGAGATTTACTTTGTGCCGGAAGGCACCCCGCTCAGCGTGCAGTTGGTGAAATTCCAGCGCAATAAAAAGAAAGTTGGCCTGGTGGTGGATGAATACGGCGATATCCAGGGGCTGGTGACCGTAGAAGATATTCTGGAAGAGATCGTCGGGGACTTCACCACGTCCATGTCTCCAACGCTTGCGGAAGAAGTCACGCCGCAAAACGACGGCTCGGTTATTATCGAAGGCAGCGCCAATGTGCGAGAACTCAACAAAGCCTTTAACTGGACGCTGCCGGAAGACGACGCCCGCACGGTAAACGGGATGATTCTGGAAGAGATTCAGGAGATCCCTGCGGCAGGGACCCGCATCCGGCTCAGTCAGTACGACATCGATATTCTAGACGTACAGGACAACATGATTAAGCAGGTGCGCGTCACGCCGGTGAAGCCTTTGCGGCAAAGCGTGGAGCAATAGAGACAAAAAAGCCAGCCTCAGGGCTGGCTTTCTCGTACTGGAAACGAATCAGGCTTTGGCTACGGAAACCATCGCGGCACGAATAGTACGGCCGTTCAGCGTGTAACCTTTCTGCATTACCATCAGCACGTTATTTGGCGCAACGTCGGCAGATTCAACCATCGCAATGGCCTGGTGCACGTCCGGGTTAAACGGCACGTTAGTCTCACCCACAACTTCCACGCCGAACTTGCGAACCACATCCAGCATCGACTTCTGGGTCAGCTCAATGCCTTCGATCATTGGGGCTAAATCCGGGTTGGACTTGTCGGCCACTTCCAGCGCGCGATCCAGGCTGTCGATGACCGGCAGCAGCTCATTCACGAACTTTTCCAGGGCGAACTTGTGCGCTTTCTCGATATCCTGTTCGGTACGACGACGCAGGTTAGCTAAATCAGCCTGATGGCGTGGCTCAATTTCACGCTCGCGCTGCTTCATTTCTGCCAGCTGGGCCTGCAGATTTGCAATCTCTTCGTCGCGCGGATCCACGACATCGGCACCTTCTACGGCCTCGACTTCTTCGTGCTGATCCATGACGATATCTTCCGGGGCTTGCTCGTTAGGTGTTTTCTGTTCTTTACTACTCATGAAATTCTCCGCGTTTTTAGCATTCATCTCGCTGCTTCGCTTATTATGGGGATCAGTTTCAGGGTTTCAAGGGAACCTGTCATATTGTCGCAGGAACGTCTGCGAATAAGGACCACCAGGATAATGAACAAACATTTCAACTGCATCGGTATTGTCGGACACCCGCGTCACCCCACCGCTCTGACCACGCATGAAATGCTCTATCGCTGGCTGCGCGCCAAAGGCTATGAAGTGATGGTGGAACAGCAAATTGCCCAGGAGCTAAACCTCAAACAGGTGAAAACCGGCACGCTGGCGGAGATAGGCCAGCAGGCTGATTTGGCGGTGGTGGTCGGCGGGGATGGCAACATGCTGGGCGCTGCTCGGGTGCTCGCACGCTATGACATCAAAGTCATTGGCATCAACCGTGGTAACCTGGGTTTCCTGACCGACCTTGACCCGGACAATGCCCAGCAGCAGTTGGCGGACGTTCTTGAGGGTCATTACATTACCGAGCGCCGTTTCCTGCTCGAAGCTCAGGTTTGCCAGCACGATACTCCTACACGCCTCAGTACCGCGATAAACGAAGTGGTGCTTCACCCAGGCAAAGTCGCGCATATGATTGAGTTCGAAGTCTATATCGACGAAATTTTTGCGTTTTCACAGCGTTCTGACGGACTGATTATCTCTACGCCGACCGGCTCAACCGCCTATTCGCTTTCAGCCGGAGGCCCAATTCTTACGCCTTCGCTGGATGCTATCACACTGGTACCGATGTTCCCGCACACGCTGTCTGCACGCCCGCTGGTCATCAACAGCAGCAGCACCATTCGCCTGCGTTTTTCCCATATGCGAAGTGACCTTGAAATCAGCTGCGACAGCCAGATTGCACTGCCTATTCAGGAAGGTGAAGACGTGCTCATTCGCCGCTGTGACTACCACCTCAATCTGATCCACCCAAAAGACTACAGCTATTTCAACACATTAAGCTCGAAACTCGGCTGGTCGAAAAAATTGTTCTAAAAAATAGCCCGACCACTTTACTGTATATAAAACCAGTTTATACTGTATGGAAACACAGTAACTCAATCTGGCTCTAAATAATTCGAGTTGCAGGTAGGCGGCAAGAGAGTGCATCCCCAGGAGCTTACTTGAGTAAGTGACTGGGGTAAGTGAAAGCAGCCAACACCCCTGCAGCTTGAAGTATGACGAGCTCATACAGGAGAGTGGTCATGCTCGCTCAACTCACCATCAGTAACTTCGCTATCGTTCGTGAACTTGAAATAGACTTTCATCACGGGATGACGGCCATCACCGGGGAAACCGGTGCCGGTAAATCTATTGCCATAGATGCGCTGGGCCTGTGCCTGGGCGGTCGCGCGGAAGCGGATATGGTGCGTTCTGGGGCGAATCGCGCGGATCTCTGCGCCCGCTTTTCCCTGAAAGACACGCCGGCGGCACTACGCTGGCTGGAAGAAAACCAGCTGGAAGACGGCAGCGAATGCCTGCTGCGCCGCGTAATCAGCAGCGACGGGCGCTCCCGGGGTTTTATCAACGGTACCGCCGTGCCCCTTTCCCAACTGCGCGATCTCGGCCAGTTACTTATCCAGATTCATGGCCAACATGCCCACCAGCTGTTACTCAAGCCCGAGCATCAAAAAATGCTGCTGGACGGCTATGCCGGCGAGCAGGCGCTGACCCAGCAAATGGCGGAGCACTATCGTGAATGGCACCAAAGCTGCCGCACTCTGGCGCAGCATCAGCAACTGGCTCAGGAGCGTTCAGCCAAAGCCGAACTGCTTCACTACCAGCTTAAAGAGCTGAACGAGTTTTCTCCTGTTGCCGGTGAATTTGAACTGATTGATGAAGAGTACAAGCGCCTCGCCAACAGCGGCCAGCTGCTCTCCACCAGCCAGCAGACGCTGGACGTACTGGCCGACGGGGAAGAAACCAATCTCCAAAGCCAGCTCTATACCGTTCGCCACCTCATGGGTGAACTGGTGGGCATGGATAACAAACTTTCTGGCGTGCTGGATATGCTGGAAGAAGCCGCCATTCAAATTTCCGAAGCCAGCGATGAACTGCGTCATTACTGCGATCGTCTGGATTTGGACCCAAACCGTCTTTATGAGCTGGAACAGCGTATTTCTCGTCAGATCTCTCTGGCGCGTAAGCACCACATCACGCCCGAAGAGCTCCCTGCGTTCCACCAGAAATTGCTGGATGAACAACAGTTGCTGGATGAGCAAACCGGGTCGCTGGAAGAGCTTCTGCAGGCCGTTGCCCAGCATCATCAGCAGGCGCTTGCCGTAGCGCAGGCGCTGCACCAAAGCCGGGCCAGACATGCCAATGAACTGTGCCAGTTGATTACGGAAAGCATGCACTCGCTCTCAATGCCGCACGGCAAGCTCGCCATAGACGTCGAATTTAACGAAAACCACCTGACCGCCGAAGGCGCTGACCGCATTGATTTTCGCGTCAGCACCAACCCTGGACAGCCGCTTCAGCCGCTGGCAAAAGTCGCCTCGGGCGGCGAGCTTTCTCGCATCGCGCTGGCGATTCAGGTGATCACCGCCCGTAAAATGGAAACACCGGCGCTGATCTTCGATGAAGTCGACGTGGGGATCAGTGGCCCGACTGCCGCGGTGGTGGGTAAGCTATTACGCCAGCTAGGCGAATCTACCCAGGTGATGTGCGTCACCCACCTGCCGCAGGTTGCTGGCTGCGGTCACCATCACTTCTTCGTCAGCAAAGAAACCGACGGTGAAATGACCGAAACTCATATGCAGCCACTGGATAAACGTTCTCGTCTGCAGGAGCTTGCCCGTCTTCTCGGTGGCAGTGAAGTAACCCGCAACACGCTGGCGAATGCCAAAGAGCTGCTGGCCGCCTGAGGCTTTATCATGCACGGTGTGTTCCGCACCGTGCATTGTGCAAAAAACGCCCACCCCATTCGAGAATCCGTCTTTCTGTTACCTTTTCAACCAACTTTTTTATGCTCCCACTGTCAGAGTTGAGCGCCTTGAGGTTTTAAACTGCTTAAAGGTCTATTATCATCGGCATAATACGAATGAGCCACGCACTACTCCGGCCCGAAAAGGAATCAAATCACTATGCGTTGTAAAATGCTGACTGCTGCCGCAGCGGTTCTTCTGATGTTGACCGCAGGCTGTTCCACTCTGGAGCGAGTGGTTTACCGCCCAGACATCAACCAGGGTAACTATCTGGCCCCCAATGACGTGTCCAAACTCCGTGTGGGCATGACCCAGCAGCAGGTGGCCTACACCCTCGGGACGCCAATGATGTCCGATCCGTTCGGCACCAATACCTGGTTCTATGTCTTCCGCCAGCAGCCGGGCCACGAGAACGTGACTCAGCAGACGCTGACCCTGACCTTTAACAGCAGCGGCGTTCTGACCAACATCGACAACAAACCAGCCCTGACCAAAGGGGAATAAGGCTGGCTTGATGCATAAAAAAAGGTGCCTGAGGCACCTTTTTTTGTCACTTTCACACAGGATTATTTCTGGGCAGAACGTTCCGCACGCTGGCGACGCAGCTCTTTTGGATCGGCAATCAGCGGCCGGTAAATCTCAACCCGATCGCCGTCATTCACTTTATCCCCCAGCTTTACCGGGCGGCTGTACACACCGACTTTGTTTTTCGCCAGATCGATATCGTCACGAAGCTCAAGCAGACCAGAGGCGACAATCGCCTGCTCAACCGTGCTGCCTTCCTCAAGCTTCACCTGGCGCAGGTACTGTTTTTGCGGCAGGGCATAAACCACCTCAACCTGAATCTCACGCGACACGGTAAACCTCTTTGGCGCGGGTAGTAAATGCCTGAACCATGTTACCGGCAAGCTCTTTAAAGATACGGCCAAAGGCCAGTTCAATCAGCTTATTGGTAAATTCGAAATCAAGCTGGAACTCAATCCGGCAGGCATCTTCGCTAAGCGGCGTGAACTTCCAGCCACCCATCAGCTTTTTGAAGGGGCCATCCACCAGATGCATCAGGATGCTCTGATTGTCGGTCAGGGTATTTCGGGTGGTAAAGGTTTTGCTGATCCCAGCTTTTGAAACGTCCACCGCCGCCGTCATCTGATTCGCCGATGCGTCAATCACCCGGCTACCGGTGCAGCCAGGTAAAAATTCCGGGTACGAATTCACGTCGTTTACTAACTGGTACATCTGCTCAGCGCTGTAGGGCACCAAAGCAGTACGGCTAATCTGCGGCATAACAATTCCTGGGAGTCATAAATCGGGCAAATAATAACATTTATCACCGCGCAAACAAAAACTCTCTGCCGCTCATGCTAAGATAAGCGCTTCCTCCTCGCGCAGGTCGCGGGGTGTCTTTGAACTCCTGGATTACATATACTGAGCAGCACTATGACTAAGAAAAAAGCACACAAACCAGGCTCAGCCACCATTGCGCTAAACAAGCGTGCCCGCCACGAATACTTTATCGAAGATGAGATTGAAGCGGGCCTCGCGCTGCAAGGCTGGGAAGTAAAATCATTACGTGCCGGGAAGGCAAACATCGGCGACAGCTACGTTATCTTTAAAGATGGCGAAGCGTATTTGTTTGGCGCTAACTTCACGCCGCTTACCGTCGCCTCCAGCCACGTCGTCTGCGATCCTACCCGCACCCGCAAGCTGCTGCTTAACCAGCGCGAGTTGGACAATCTGTTCGGCAGCGTCAGTCGCGACGGCTACACCATCGTCGCCCTGTCCCTCTACTGGAAAAATGCCTGGTGTAAAGTGAAAATCGGCGTCGCGAAAGGTAAGAAACAGCATGATAAGCGCTCCGATGCGAAGGATCGCGAATGGGCAGTCGATAAAGCCCGTATCATGAAAAATGCGGGTCGTTAAGGCGATTCTCGTTATTCATCTCTCTGCTGGCTCTTCGTCTGAAGAGCCAGTATAAAAAAATTACACGCTTCTTTAATTATCAGCTATTATTGCGCGGTCAGGTAAGGAAGCTTTGAAATTAATTAAGCGACACTAAACAATATATACTATTTCCCTTCATCATTATCATTCGTACTGAAAGCCAAAAACACAAAGATATATAATATTTCTTCTTCTAACCCTCTCTTTATACGCCTCACAAAATAGATAATTTTTTCCAAATTTTTCTGCTTTACAAAAGAAAACACCCCACCAAAAAAGGCACTACATCCCCATCAGATGCACGTATTATTCAACCTAAAGCCTCAAATTAATCAGGGAAATGCAAAACGCTTGCTGAAACTTATCTTAAATCTTTCAACACGATAAGAATAGTAATAGCCAACCGGCAGCCAGGAAACTGGCTTCAGCCGTTTGGGTGAGTCCGTTAGGTTCACTGATACTTTAGAGTGACTTACATAGTGTTAAATATGGCTTAAGTTGCGCTTTCATTTTTTCCTGTCTATATCATCAATAGTCTCTATTTAATAAACGACAAGCCTATGACCCTGAGAATTAACTAATTTCGATTCCGCACCGGAAACGCCCTGGTTATTAATAATCACTGTCATCAATTTTTTTGATACAGGCCTTTTTTTCGCCAATACATCGCGAAGGGCCTCTTACACCTAAAAATTTTGCTTTCGGTAATCAACACATTACGCCGGGCAATTGACTACCACCACGTTCATCGCGAATGGAGTGATAACAATGCGTTCAATTTCAATTATCTCTAAATTAACCGGCGTAAAAAATAACGTCGAAGCCTCTGAAATCACCTTAAAAGGTCCTTCAATTGTCGAGCTGAAAATTGAACGTGAAGAGGTCGCCAGCTTCACTCGTTCGGGCCAGGACCTGGTTATCAAACTCCATTCCGGCGAAACCATTACCATCAAAAACTACTACGCTTTTGCCGATCAAGGTGGCAACCAGCTGGTGCTGGAAGGCCACGACGGCGTGCTTTGGTGGGTTCAGGATCCAGAAACTGCAGCTC
It includes:
- a CDS encoding cytochrome C assembly family protein; amino-acid sequence: MPVFAILALVAYSVSLALIIPGLLRKNSGWRRFAILSAAIALVSHALALEARFFTVDGGQNLSLLNVGSLVSLMICTVMTIVASRNRGWLLLPIVYAFALINLALATFMPNEFITHLEATPGMMVHIGLSLFAYATLIIAALYALQLAWIDYQLKNKKLAFSAEMPPLMVIERKMFHITQVGVVLLTLTLCTGLFYMKNLFSMENVDKAVLSILAWFVYVVLLWGHYHEGWRGRRVVWFNVAGAGILTLAYFGSRVLQQFVS
- the rplS gene encoding 50S ribosomal protein L19, with protein sequence MSNIIKQLEQEQMKQDVPSFRPGDSVEVKVWVVEGSKKRLQAFEGVVIAIRNRGLHSAFTVRKISNGEGVERVFQTHSPVIDSITVKRRGAVRKAKLYYLRERTGKSARIKERLN
- the trmD gene encoding tRNA (guanosine(37)-N1)-methyltransferase TrmD; this encodes MFIGIVSLFPEMFRAITDYGVTGRAVKNGLLSIQSWSPRDFTYDRHRTVDDRPYGGGPGMLMMVNPLREAIHAAKAAAGEGAKVIYLSPQGRKLDQAGVSELAANEKLILVCGRYEGIDERVIQTEIDEEWSIGDYVLSGGELPAMTLIDSVSRFIPGVLGHEASATEDSFAEGLLDCPHYTRPEVLDGMEVPAVLLSGNHAEIRRWRLKQSLGRTWLRRPELLENLALTEEQARLLAEFKKEHTQQQHKHDGQA
- a CDS encoding HlyC/CorC family transporter — its product is MEHISTTTLIVTLIIMVVVSAYFSGSETGMMTLNRYRLRHRAKQGNRAAKRVEKLLRKPDRLISLVLIGNNLVNILASALATIVGIRLYGNAGVAIATGVLTFVVLVFAEVLPKTIAALYPEKVAYPSSWLLGPLQFLMMPLVWLLNTITRLLMRMVGIKVDNIISTALSKDELRTIVHESRSQISRRNQDMLLSVLDLEKVSVDDIMVPRNEIVGININDDWKSIVRQLTHSPHGRIVLYRDSLDDAIGMLRVREAYRLMTEKKEFTKEVMLRSADEIYFVPEGTPLSVQLVKFQRNKKKVGLVVDEYGDIQGLVTVEDILEEIVGDFTTSMSPTLAEEVTPQNDGSVIIEGSANVRELNKAFNWTLPEDDARTVNGMILEEIQEIPAAGTRIRLSQYDIDILDVQDNMIKQVRVTPVKPLRQSVEQ
- a CDS encoding OmpA family protein — protein: MKASRLFAPAILFSFLLTGCQAPPSTFSPEQVAAMRSYGFSESNDGWSLGLSDKILFGKNQYKLQPESYQTIQSMAAKLSATGLKHARMDGHTDNYGEDGYNEQLSLKRANIVADAWAEGAHIPRSNLTTQGQGKKYPVASNNTGEGRAENRRVAVVITAP
- the grpE gene encoding nucleotide exchange factor GrpE; this encodes MSSKEQKTPNEQAPEDIVMDQHEEVEAVEGADVVDPRDEEIANLQAQLAEMKQREREIEPRHQADLANLRRRTEQDIEKAHKFALEKFVNELLPVIDSLDRALEVADKSNPDLAPMIEGIELTQKSMLDVVRKFGVEVVGETNVPFNPDVHQAIAMVESADVAPNNVLMVMQKGYTLNGRTIRAAMVSVAKA
- the rpsP gene encoding 30S ribosomal protein S16; amino-acid sequence: MVTIRLARHGAKKRPFYQVVVTDSRNARNGRFIERVGFFNPIANEKEEGVRLDLDRVAHWVGQGATVSDRVAALIKEAKKAA
- the nadK gene encoding NAD(+) kinase, with amino-acid sequence MNKHFNCIGIVGHPRHPTALTTHEMLYRWLRAKGYEVMVEQQIAQELNLKQVKTGTLAEIGQQADLAVVVGGDGNMLGAARVLARYDIKVIGINRGNLGFLTDLDPDNAQQQLADVLEGHYITERRFLLEAQVCQHDTPTRLSTAINEVVLHPGKVAHMIEFEVYIDEIFAFSQRSDGLIISTPTGSTAYSLSAGGPILTPSLDAITLVPMFPHTLSARPLVINSSSTIRLRFSHMRSDLEISCDSQIALPIQEGEDVLIRRCDYHLNLIHPKDYSYFNTLSSKLGWSKKLF
- the rimM gene encoding ribosome maturation factor RimM (Essential for efficient processing of 16S rRNA), with product MSKQLAAQVPVNPIVLGKMGSSYGIRGWLRVFSSTEDAESIFDYQPWFIQRGGQWQQVQLESWKHHNQDLIIKLQGVDDRDAANLLTNCEIVVDSTQLPALEAGDYYWKDLMGCQVVTTQGYQLGKVIDMMETGSNDVLVIKANLKDAFGIKERLVPFLDGQVIKKVDLATQTIEVDWDPGF
- the ffh gene encoding signal recognition particle protein — translated: MFDNLTDRLSRTLRNISGRGRLTEENVKETLREVRMALLEADVALPVVRDFISRVKEKAVGHEVNKSLTPGQEFVKIVRAELVSAMGEENSSLNLAAQPPAVVLMAGLQGAGKTTSVGKLGKFLREKQKKKVLVVSADVYRPAAIKQLETLAQQVEVDFFPSDAQQKPVDIVNAALKEAKLKFYDVLLVDTAGRLHVDEAMMEEIKQVHAAIKPVETLFVVDAMTGQDAANTAKAFNEALPLTGVVLTKVDGDARGGAALSIRHITGKPIKFLGVGEKTEALEPFHPDRIASRILGMGDVLSLIEDIESKVDRAQAEKLASKLKKGDGFDLTDFLEQLKQMKNMGGMASMMSKLPGMGQLPDNVKSQMDDKVLVRMEAIISSMTLKERAQPDIIKGSRKRRIAQGSGMQVQDVNRLLKQFDDMQRMMKKMKKGGMAKMMRGMKGMMPPGFPGR